From Lagenorhynchus albirostris chromosome 15, mLagAlb1.1, whole genome shotgun sequence, one genomic window encodes:
- the DSTN gene encoding destrin isoform X3, translated as MASGVQVADEVCRIFYDMKVRKCSTPEEIKKRKKAVIFCLSADKKCIIVEEGKEILVGDIGVTITDPFKHFVGMLPEKDCRYALYDASFETKESRKEELMFFLWAPELAPLKSKMIYASSKDAIKKKFQGIKHECQANGPEDLNRACIAEKLGGSLIVAFEGCPV; from the exons GTTGCTGATGAAGTATGTCGCATTTTTTATGACATGAAAGTTCGGAAGTGCTCCACAccagaagaaatcaagaaaagaaagaaagctgtcaTTTTTTGTCTCAGCGCAGACAaaaagtgcatcattgtagaaGAAGGCAAAGAGATCTTGGTTGGAGATATCGGTGTAACCATAACGGATCCTTTCAAGCATTTTGTGGGAATGCTTCCTGAAAAAGATTGTCGCTATGCTTTGTATGATGCAAGCTTCGAAACAAAGGAATCCAGAAAAGAGGAGTTgatgttttttttgtg GGCTCCAGAACTAGCACCTCTGAAAAGTAAAATGATCTACGCAAGCTCCAAGGATGCAATCAAAAAGAAATTTCAAG GCATAAAACATGAATGTCAAGCAAATGGGCCAGAAGACCTCAATCGGGCTTGTATTGCTGAAAAGCTAGGTGGATCCTTAATTGTAGCTTTTGAAGGATGCCCTGTGTAG
- the DSTN gene encoding destrin isoform X1 has product MASGVQVADEVCRIFYDMKVRKCSTPEEIKKRKKAVIFCLSADKKCIIVEEGKEILVGDIGVTITDPFKHFVGMLPEKDCRYALYDASFETKESRKEELMFFLWAPELAPLKSKMIYASSKDAIKKKFQDASVSRGEWPQSLGWPVIFDLPLGDWDPDEMAWTHLLSPARRRCWYDGQSMGQVPLAR; this is encoded by the exons GTTGCTGATGAAGTATGTCGCATTTTTTATGACATGAAAGTTCGGAAGTGCTCCACAccagaagaaatcaagaaaagaaagaaagctgtcaTTTTTTGTCTCAGCGCAGACAaaaagtgcatcattgtagaaGAAGGCAAAGAGATCTTGGTTGGAGATATCGGTGTAACCATAACGGATCCTTTCAAGCATTTTGTGGGAATGCTTCCTGAAAAAGATTGTCGCTATGCTTTGTATGATGCAAGCTTCGAAACAAAGGAATCCAGAAAAGAGGAGTTgatgttttttttgtg GGCTCCAGAACTAGCACCTCTGAAAAGTAAAATGATCTACGCAAGCTCCAAGGATGCAATCAAAAAGAAATTTCAAG ACGCATCTGTGTCCAGAGGAGAGTGGCCTCAGTCCTTGGGCTGGCCAGTTATATTTGACTTGCCACTGGGTGATTGGGACCCTGATGAGATGGCCTGGACGCACTTACTGTCTCCAGCCAGGAGGAGATGTTGGTATGATGGACAGAGCATGGGGCAAGTGCCCTTAGCCCGCTGA
- the DSTN gene encoding destrin isoform X2, with protein MKVRKCSTPEEIKKRKKAVIFCLSADKKCIIVEEGKEILVGDIGVTITDPFKHFVGMLPEKDCRYALYDASFETKESRKEELMFFLWAPELAPLKSKMIYASSKDAIKKKFQDASVSRGEWPQSLGWPVIFDLPLGDWDPDEMAWTHLLSPARRRCWYDGQSMGQVPLAR; from the exons ATGAAAGTTCGGAAGTGCTCCACAccagaagaaatcaagaaaagaaagaaagctgtcaTTTTTTGTCTCAGCGCAGACAaaaagtgcatcattgtagaaGAAGGCAAAGAGATCTTGGTTGGAGATATCGGTGTAACCATAACGGATCCTTTCAAGCATTTTGTGGGAATGCTTCCTGAAAAAGATTGTCGCTATGCTTTGTATGATGCAAGCTTCGAAACAAAGGAATCCAGAAAAGAGGAGTTgatgttttttttgtg GGCTCCAGAACTAGCACCTCTGAAAAGTAAAATGATCTACGCAAGCTCCAAGGATGCAATCAAAAAGAAATTTCAAG ACGCATCTGTGTCCAGAGGAGAGTGGCCTCAGTCCTTGGGCTGGCCAGTTATATTTGACTTGCCACTGGGTGATTGGGACCCTGATGAGATGGCCTGGACGCACTTACTGTCTCCAGCCAGGAGGAGATGTTGGTATGATGGACAGAGCATGGGGCAAGTGCCCTTAGCCCGCTGA